The region GGTTATCTGGGCTTTAATGACTGGCCTTTTCAAATAAGGCAGAGTGCATCCCTCCCCAGATCAAGGAAATCCTCTCTAAATCTTCAAATCCCATTAACAAAATGATTGTACAAACAACGTGACAGACACACTGTTCCACAGCAGGGAAACCAAAGCCAAGCCCAGTTCCTCCCAGGTGCCACTTGACCATCTCCCTGTTTAGGAGCCATGAATGCACATAGCAATGCTGGTGCAGAACAGGGTGGATCTGGCAGATCTTCCCAGCCTAGGGTTTCCTCTTAATATTTACTGCTTGTTCCTCAGTACAGCAGCCATCTTTTGAGAGCAAAAGTATTGGAAAGGAATTTGTACAGAATCAGTGTGGAATTAAGTGGAAAAGAGGTATAAGTTTAACAtcaaaaaaagggaagggaaaaccaaacagaaagAGACATGAACTATGGACATTGTCAGGAGGCAGAAGCTATTCCTCCCTAGCAGGCTGAGATGCTTCTCAGGGTTCTCAGGGCTTTATCTTCACTCACCTCCCAGCATGACTGGCCGGGAGGGAGGCCAACATGTTATATTCACTCCCATCAGCACAAGACAAAGCCAAAATTTTTACAGACATCAACCTTTAACAGAACACAAAGAAGAGAGACAACAACCTAGAGCAGCAGATCAACAGCTGAAAGGCTTGGACAATTTCAACACCAGTCTGTAAAGCCTTCCAATAATACCATTTCTCACTCTGCTTAGGAAAATCAGGGTAAAAGAGATGGCCAGCCATCTCAGCTGGTGCCTAAGCCTTGTGCTTCTTCGCAGCTGGCTGTCCCTGCTTCCCCAGCCACTGCTGCAGGACATCTGCGCTGGTTTTCTTGGGCGAAAGGCTGTGGATGAACTGACTTTTCCACTTGGGCAAATCgttttctttcttctggggAGAGCCCTCTTGGGAGCTTTTTAACCAGCCCAGCATCACTTTGTTGCTTGGGGTGGCTTTCACCTCCTGAATAGACAAAAGACAGTGTGAGAGAAGTCAGAACCACAGagagagcagggcagccagcagctgcaagaGCTGGTCCAGAGCGGGATGCGGAGGCTGGAGCAATGGCCTTGCCTGCAACCAGGCTCATCTGTGGGAGGTTCCCCAGACTGCTGTGAACAGGCTTGTTCCAAGACCCATTTCACATGGAATTTGCCTCATTTGGCAGCAAAGTCCTGGCATGGGCTGacagttttatttctggaagcagagggaagggaatcTGTCCAGGGCTCAGCACTCCAGCATCAAGCATGGGCATGCTCTGCAGACACTGCCTACTGCcactcctcctgcagcctggcagctctgaCCCAGCTCAGAGACATCATCGTGGCTGAGCTCCCCCCTGCCAAGCCCCCACCAGCACCCACCTTCTTGGCTCCCAGCTCAATGGGTGCAACACACTCAGGTGTGTTGTTGCGGATGTTGTTGACAAAGGTGGACACTGGGTGGAAAACAATGTTCTCTGTGGGCTGGATGAGTTTAACAGCTTCTTGGGTTGGCACTTCAGCAAAGTCCAGCCATTTCCTGATGGCTTCGTCCCCATCCAGGATGGCTGGCATCCTAAGGGATAAGACAGTTGGAGCCAAAGCTCAGCAGCAATATGTCAGTGTGGTGGCAAAAGCCAGACTTGTAAGCTAGCAAGGAGTTGGCATCttggggaaaacagggaaaactgAAGCAGCAGAATGCTCTTCTGCAAGGCAGAGTGTGCATTCACTTCATCCAGGTAGCTGATTTGCTGGAAGAGGCAGAGGGGTTGACTGCCAGGCCCTGgtcaggcagggagagcaattCCAGAAAGTGATCCAATTCCAACTGCCATCCACAGAGCACAAAGATGGTGATTTATGGAAAGGGCATGAGCTGGTGGCCCGAAAGCAGTTGGTAATGTTGTAGCACTTCTGCCCGAGAGCCGGAGGAGGCTGCTGCACTCTGTGCCTGCGTGCTGCCAGACTGGTGTCTAGCGGTGCAGTTCTCCTACTTCATCCCCCTCCACCCTGCAACCCCCTTGCCTGCTCTCACTTGCCTGTGATGGATGAAGCTCACATCCTTGGAAGCATCCACAGTGATGATGGTGTAAGTGTACAGCATTTCTCCTCCCCCTGGTGGCTCCCAGCAGTCAAAAATCCCAGCCATAGTAAGCAACCTCCATCCTTTCCATTCTTCATCTCCCTCCATCTCCTTGTCCTGCAGGAGAGAGGCCCCACTGTCCTGGTCACCATGGTCAGCCAAAGTGGCAAAGGTTTGCCAGTGCTGAGGCAGGTCAGCGACTCAGATCTGAGTCATGAACAGAACTAATCTGAGGCTCTCCAGGAGTCTTTCTACTGATTTGAGGTAACTCCAGGAGAGGTACCAAGATTCTCCTCTTCCCACAGGTAAGCCAGTGCTCTCCTCCCCATCTGAATATTCCAGCCACTGGTTCAGCCAAATGAAAGAGGTAGTGAAACTCCCAGCCCAGTCCCCTGTGAGCCACACTGCCCACCCATGCAAATATCTGGCATGTGGGGAGCAGTGACCGTGACAGCAGGGACGCTGTGTCACCTTTCACAGCCTGGAGACCGCTGCGATGGGGACCGCCAGCCGCACAGGGGTGACAGAGTGCCGAGCCCAGCACAGAACTCAGCCCTACTGGGTAACAgactcccagggatgggcagggtaGGAGGGAAGTGGGCTTTTCCCCAGGCAGCTGAAGGGAGCaggggcccagagctgggtgCAAGTGCTGAGACACAGCAAGGGACTCCATACCACGGCATCCTTGGTCTGGGGGAAGTAAATGAAATAGGGTTGCTTCCCcccactgtgctgctgccactcGTAGAAGCCATCTGCCAGGACCACGCAGCGCTTGCCCTTGAGGAGAGCACCCTGGGGAGAGACAGCACAAGTGAGCAGTGAATAGCAGCCTCAGGCAGCCTGCAATACCAGAAGGGCTCCTGCAACCACCCAGCCCTCTCACTCCCTCCCAAGACTTTCCTGAATTGCCCCTGGGACACACACAAATGCCACCACTAGTGTGATGTTGAGCTTTACCAGTAACTGCCTTTCCAGTTCTTCTGTTTTAGTGAAACCTCCCAGCTTTGCAGTACAGGGACTTGCTCCTCTGTGCAATGGCAAGTGGTGACCAGTACTGGCCTAGCAGATGTTTCTGCCCTGGTTTTGCTGACTACAAGATTTCTTGTAGCAGGACACAAAGGTGGCAGCAGCTCACCTTGTAGGAGGACTTGCTCAGCATGGTATCACTGCGGCAATTGGAGGTGTTGAACTGCAGTTTGGAGGGGTTGTCCTGTTTGAACCAGGAGGGCACCAGGCCCCAGCGCATGTCCATGAGGACCCGCTCGGAGGAGTCAGCATCCTTTCGAATGAACAGAGAAACACCTCAGGTCAGAGCAACGTCACAGAGACCCACAAGCATCCCCACAGCTTCACAGAGGTGTTTTGGGAAGTCCTGTGGAGGTGGCATTGCCCCCTAAAAGAGGGGATCTGGCCAGCATCTCTGCCAAGAGAAGCTGGGGCTCACTGCACCTCCAAGCCATGCAGAAATAGCCACTAAATTATAACCCTTTGCATATTCTTAACAGCCTTCATGTAAGAATTAATCTTCAGCAGAAAGCACATGAGTATTTTGCAGGAATAAAGAACTGTCTC is a window of Vidua macroura isolate BioBank_ID:100142 chromosome 13, ASM2450914v1, whole genome shotgun sequence DNA encoding:
- the HMCES gene encoding abasic site processing protein HMCES, giving the protein MCGRTACSLAADNLRRACAYRDRRGQHRQPEWVRQERYQPSYNKGPQSSGPVLLSRRHLHQDADSSERVLMDMRWGLVPSWFKQDNPSKLQFNTSNCRSDTMLSKSSYKGALLKGKRCVVLADGFYEWQQHSGGKQPYFIYFPQTKDAVDKEMEGDEEWKGWRLLTMAGIFDCWEPPGGGEMLYTYTIITVDASKDVSFIHHRMPAILDGDEAIRKWLDFAEVPTQEAVKLIQPTENIVFHPVSTFVNNIRNNTPECVAPIELGAKKEVKATPSNKVMLGWLKSSQEGSPQKKENDLPKWKSQFIHSLSPKKTSADVLQQWLGKQGQPAAKKHKA